The following proteins are co-located in the Parafannyhessea umbonata genome:
- the ppk1 gene encoding polyphosphate kinase 1, translated as MGKKKKKSKATTAEPATDFEHTEAALEKRAAKYVSTKDRKDAHAKARDFSYTQNREVSWLRFDNRVLDEAFDETVPLFERLKFVSIFGSNLDEWFMIRIGGLSDLTLLKHQPRENKSNQTPSEQIDTVLGMLPDLIARQGRAFASIERSLAEHGLTRVSSEDLTDADRAQIKRTYDLSIAPIISPMIIDPRHPFPNLRNGNLYVTCALDGADEKGLLGIVEVPTSLGRVIKLPSTEREYRYILMEDAMLEMLSGCFGDYAPTASAVIRVTRNADIDPDGEGVEEEEDYRQHMKKVLKRRQRLQPVRLEVEGYLPEEQLAEVQERLGLTSERVFQTDMPLDLDDYVYGLEGKIPEAFRSSLVFDPFVPQVSPMVDASRPMRPQVEDHDVLLTYPYESMSPLLQLLREASGDDACISIKITLYRVAKRSKLCESLIAASENGKEVTVLMELRARFDEANNIEWADRLEQAGCTVIYGQEGFKVHSKICQITYHDASGISRITCLGTGNFNEKTAKLYSDFMLLTAHKGIAEDGNTFFRNLSLGNLKGSYSYLGVAPSGLKPLVMRGLNREIGRARAGEPAQVFMKMNSLTDRDVIDKISEACRAGVRVMLVIRGICCIKADIPHKTEGLIAHQIVGRFLEHARVYAFGVDTDILYLSSADMMTRNTERRVEIAYPVLDPECKERVIEFVNLQLADNVKARRLTREGTWEKLAPAPDDPRIDAQELLLAKAYLQTEEYADAAVDASLVAKANPMLEADASQTLQALPQIGRYEADVDGEPQVRTRIVTPEEFVREERQILGIGDARDGATPAARPEQAGAAEGDASHATEPAAPAAPKHMSPAEKDGAPSPEEAASSVDPVPAAAPKAPATSEPEPADTPEPVPQHAFASQPAPVHARVIEDEPPAEHAAQNDTQTTSIEIRRPNRFAVALKLIGLGFAELFTGNLTRRSR; from the coding sequence ATGGGAAAGAAGAAGAAGAAAAGCAAGGCGACGACCGCAGAGCCCGCTACCGACTTCGAGCACACCGAGGCGGCCCTCGAGAAGCGGGCGGCGAAGTACGTGAGCACTAAGGACCGGAAGGATGCGCATGCGAAGGCGCGCGACTTCTCGTATACGCAGAACAGGGAGGTCAGCTGGCTGCGCTTCGACAACCGCGTGCTGGACGAGGCCTTTGACGAGACCGTTCCCCTGTTCGAGCGACTGAAGTTCGTCTCTATCTTCGGGAGCAACCTCGACGAGTGGTTCATGATCAGGATCGGCGGCCTGAGCGACCTGACGCTGCTGAAGCACCAGCCGCGCGAGAACAAGTCGAACCAGACGCCGTCCGAGCAGATCGACACCGTGCTCGGGATGCTGCCGGACCTCATCGCGCGCCAGGGGCGTGCGTTCGCCTCCATCGAGAGGAGCCTTGCCGAGCACGGTCTCACGCGCGTTTCGAGCGAGGACCTGACGGATGCGGACAGGGCGCAGATCAAGCGCACGTACGACCTTTCCATCGCACCGATCATATCGCCGATGATCATCGACCCGAGGCACCCCTTCCCCAACCTCCGCAACGGCAACCTGTACGTGACGTGCGCGCTCGACGGTGCGGACGAGAAGGGCCTTCTGGGCATCGTGGAGGTTCCCACCTCGCTCGGGCGCGTCATAAAGCTGCCCTCGACGGAACGCGAGTATCGCTACATCCTGATGGAGGACGCGATGCTCGAGATGCTGAGCGGCTGCTTTGGCGACTACGCCCCCACCGCCTCCGCGGTGATTCGCGTGACGAGAAACGCGGACATCGACCCAGACGGCGAGGGTGTTGAGGAGGAAGAGGACTACCGCCAGCACATGAAGAAGGTGCTGAAGCGCAGGCAGCGCCTGCAGCCCGTGCGCCTGGAGGTGGAGGGCTACCTTCCCGAGGAGCAGCTGGCGGAGGTGCAGGAGCGCCTCGGCCTTACGAGCGAGCGCGTGTTCCAGACCGACATGCCGCTCGACCTGGACGACTACGTGTACGGACTCGAGGGGAAGATCCCAGAGGCCTTCCGCTCCTCCCTCGTCTTCGACCCGTTCGTGCCACAGGTCTCGCCCATGGTAGACGCATCGCGTCCGATGCGCCCGCAGGTTGAGGACCACGACGTTCTTCTCACCTATCCCTACGAGAGCATGTCTCCCCTGCTGCAGCTTCTGCGCGAGGCCTCTGGCGACGATGCGTGCATATCCATCAAGATCACGCTGTACCGCGTCGCGAAGCGCTCGAAGCTCTGCGAGAGCCTCATCGCAGCGTCGGAGAACGGTAAGGAGGTCACCGTCCTGATGGAGCTGCGCGCCCGCTTTGACGAGGCGAACAACATCGAATGGGCGGATAGGCTGGAGCAGGCCGGCTGCACGGTGATCTACGGGCAGGAAGGCTTCAAGGTCCACTCCAAGATCTGCCAGATCACCTACCACGACGCGTCGGGCATCAGCAGGATCACCTGTCTGGGCACCGGAAACTTCAACGAGAAGACGGCGAAGCTCTACTCTGACTTCATGCTGCTCACGGCACACAAGGGCATCGCGGAGGATGGCAACACATTCTTCAGGAACCTCTCGCTTGGCAACCTGAAGGGCAGCTACAGTTACCTGGGCGTCGCGCCGAGCGGCCTGAAGCCGCTTGTCATGCGTGGACTGAACCGCGAGATCGGTCGTGCGCGCGCCGGCGAGCCCGCCCAGGTGTTCATGAAGATGAACTCGCTCACCGACCGCGACGTGATCGACAAGATATCCGAGGCATGCCGCGCGGGCGTTCGCGTGATGCTGGTGATCCGCGGCATCTGCTGCATTAAGGCGGACATCCCCCACAAGACGGAGGGGCTCATCGCGCACCAGATCGTGGGACGCTTCCTGGAGCACGCGCGCGTGTACGCGTTTGGCGTTGACACGGACATCCTGTACCTTTCCAGCGCGGACATGATGACCCGCAACACCGAGCGCCGCGTCGAGATTGCGTATCCCGTGCTTGACCCCGAGTGCAAGGAGCGCGTTATCGAGTTCGTGAACCTTCAGCTTGCGGACAACGTGAAGGCCCGCAGGCTCACGCGCGAGGGAACGTGGGAGAAGCTGGCCCCCGCTCCGGACGACCCCAGGATCGACGCGCAGGAGCTGCTGCTGGCAAAGGCGTACCTCCAGACCGAGGAGTACGCGGACGCCGCGGTTGACGCCTCCCTCGTGGCGAAGGCGAACCCGATGCTTGAGGCGGACGCAAGCCAGACGCTGCAGGCGCTGCCCCAGATTGGCCGCTACGAGGCGGACGTGGACGGCGAGCCGCAGGTCAGGACCCGCATCGTGACGCCTGAGGAGTTCGTGCGCGAAGAGCGCCAGATACTGGGCATAGGTGACGCACGGGATGGTGCAACGCCGGCGGCGCGGCCCGAGCAGGCTGGCGCCGCAGAGGGGGATGCGTCACACGCGACCGAGCCCGCCGCGCCGGCGGCGCCCAAGCACATGAGCCCGGCCGAGAAGGACGGGGCGCCTTCCCCCGAGGAGGCCGCCTCCAGCGTCGACCCCGTGCCGGCGGCGGCCCCCAAGGCTCCGGCGACGAGCGAGCCGGAGCCCGCGGACACGCCGGAGCCCGTGCCGCAGCACGCGTTTGCATCGCAGCCCGCGCCCGTGCACGCACGCGTGATCGAGGACGAACCGCCCGCGGAGCATGCGGCCCAAAATGACACCCAGACCACGTCCATCGAGATCCGCAGGCCCAACCGCTTCGCAGTTGCCCTCAAGCTCATCGGGCTCGGCTTTGCGGAGCTCTTCACCGGAAACCTTACAAGGAGGAGTCGTTAG
- a CDS encoding ferredoxin, producing the protein MKATVSEECIGCGLCESTCDAVFSIGDEGVAVAIEEDIPEEFEDAAKEAEEGCPVGAITVE; encoded by the coding sequence ATGAAGGCTACTGTGAGCGAAGAGTGCATCGGCTGCGGCCTCTGCGAGAGCACGTGTGACGCCGTCTTCAGCATCGGAGACGAGGGCGTTGCCGTTGCCATCGAGGAGGACATCCCCGAGGAGTTCGAGGATGCCGCCAAGGAGGCCGAGGAGGGCTGCCCCGTCGGCGCCATCACCGTCGAGTAG
- a CDS encoding aminotransferase: MNNPIKLIGCEDWLNVYEKSAKWDIAQSTFASFTMDELMALDGEEGASFYESLNREVMNYGWIEGSPEFKDEVAKLYRKPVSPSRILQTNGCTGANLNAMHVLIEPGDHVVAEWPTYTPLYEVPRQLGAVVDYWELEEGLGWKPDVEKLKRLVKPNTKLICINNASNPVGCVLDKDTLEQIADIARSVGAYVLSDEVYMPMDDTENYWSMADVYEKAIVTNSVSKTYSTPGARIGWVVADEEVAQRVRVYRDYSMICAGVFNDILATYVLKNRQTILERNRRICHTNHDIVAEWVKDQPRAKWNDPKGVSVSYLQLDIPESDEEFCKRILSERGVLLVPGTRFELPNGARLGYCCHEDVLRKGLALFGEALAEYDK, translated from the coding sequence ATGAACAATCCCATCAAACTCATCGGCTGCGAGGACTGGCTGAACGTATACGAGAAGAGCGCCAAGTGGGACATCGCGCAGTCGACCTTTGCCTCGTTCACGATGGACGAGCTGATGGCCCTCGACGGCGAGGAGGGCGCCTCGTTCTACGAGAGCCTGAACCGCGAGGTCATGAACTACGGCTGGATCGAGGGCTCCCCGGAGTTCAAGGACGAGGTGGCGAAGCTCTATCGCAAGCCCGTGAGCCCGAGCAGGATCCTCCAGACGAACGGGTGCACCGGCGCGAACCTGAACGCGATGCACGTCCTCATCGAGCCGGGCGACCATGTCGTCGCTGAGTGGCCCACGTACACGCCGCTGTACGAGGTGCCGCGCCAGCTGGGGGCGGTGGTCGACTACTGGGAGCTCGAGGAAGGTCTCGGCTGGAAGCCTGACGTCGAGAAGCTGAAGCGTCTCGTCAAGCCCAACACGAAGCTCATCTGCATCAACAACGCCTCCAATCCCGTGGGCTGCGTACTCGACAAGGACACGCTGGAGCAGATCGCGGACATCGCGAGGTCCGTAGGCGCGTACGTCCTGTCGGACGAGGTGTACATGCCCATGGATGACACGGAGAACTACTGGTCCATGGCAGACGTGTACGAGAAGGCCATCGTCACGAACTCCGTGAGCAAGACGTACTCCACCCCCGGCGCCCGCATCGGCTGGGTCGTCGCGGACGAGGAGGTCGCCCAGCGCGTGCGCGTCTACAGGGACTACTCCATGATCTGCGCCGGCGTGTTCAACGACATCCTCGCCACGTACGTCCTGAAGAACCGCCAGACCATCCTCGAGCGCAACCGGAGGATCTGCCACACGAACCACGACATCGTGGCGGAGTGGGTCAAGGACCAGCCGCGTGCGAAGTGGAACGACCCGAAAGGCGTCTCGGTCTCTTACCTGCAGCTCGACATCCCCGAGTCGGACGAGGAGTTCTGCAAGAGGATTCTGAGCGAGAGGGGAGTGCTGCTCGTCCCCGGCACGAGGTTCGAGCTGCCAAACGGTGCCAGGCTCGGCTACTGCTGCCACGAGGACGTTCTGAGGAAGGGCCTTGCCCTTTTCGGCGAGGCACTCGCGGAGTACGACAAGTAG
- the rlmD gene encoding 23S rRNA (uracil(1939)-C(5))-methyltransferase RlmD produces the protein MLTLEVERLAYGADAIAHTEEGKTVFVQGGVPGDTVEAALVQDGPSFSKARVTRVLEPSAHRVQSPCPFASVCGGCPWASVSYQAQLAAKRDNVVDALTRIGHFDPERARRLVAPCVQPGEPWGYRNKVELAFERRGQRAIVGMHDAGGTGVVKVDRCLLLESRYQKMTKAVSGALSYLANSHGLAIDRVGIRASRRTRDVEVALWTEPGPFPRAQAAKILGDATSATSIVRVLTKGPKKARRVVGVERLSGAGSWTELVGDERMTVSAPSFFQVNTKGAEKLVDLVLAGLAPNESDVAMDLYSGAGTFTLPLARRTSWVDAVESYGPAVRDLRRNLERAGLDNADPVGGDADREFPDSDADVIVVDPPRAGLAQDVVRKLSGQPARAIAYVSCDPATLARDLARFEQEGTFTVESVTPVDLFPQTFHVEDVTILRRR, from the coding sequence CTGCTCACTCTCGAGGTAGAGCGGCTCGCCTACGGGGCAGACGCCATCGCGCACACGGAAGAGGGCAAGACGGTCTTCGTCCAGGGCGGCGTCCCGGGCGACACCGTGGAGGCGGCCCTCGTGCAGGACGGCCCGTCCTTCTCCAAGGCGCGCGTGACGCGCGTGCTTGAGCCGTCCGCGCACCGCGTGCAGTCGCCGTGCCCGTTCGCGAGCGTCTGCGGCGGCTGCCCGTGGGCGTCCGTCTCGTACCAGGCGCAGCTTGCGGCCAAGCGTGACAACGTGGTGGACGCCCTCACGCGCATAGGCCACTTCGATCCCGAGCGCGCTCGTCGGCTCGTGGCACCGTGCGTCCAGCCCGGGGAGCCGTGGGGCTATCGCAACAAGGTCGAGCTCGCGTTCGAGCGCCGGGGCCAGCGCGCCATCGTGGGCATGCATGACGCCGGCGGCACGGGCGTGGTCAAGGTGGACCGCTGCCTTCTGCTCGAGTCGCGTTACCAGAAGATGACGAAGGCGGTGTCCGGCGCGCTCTCGTACCTGGCAAACTCCCATGGGCTCGCCATCGACCGCGTGGGCATCCGCGCCTCCCGGCGCACGCGCGACGTCGAGGTTGCGCTCTGGACGGAGCCGGGCCCGTTCCCGCGCGCACAGGCCGCAAAGATCCTGGGCGATGCCACCTCGGCCACGTCCATCGTGCGCGTCCTCACCAAGGGCCCGAAGAAGGCGCGCCGCGTCGTGGGCGTGGAGCGCCTCTCGGGCGCCGGCAGCTGGACGGAACTTGTCGGCGACGAGCGCATGACCGTGTCTGCCCCCTCGTTCTTCCAGGTGAACACCAAGGGCGCCGAGAAGCTCGTGGACCTCGTGCTCGCAGGCCTTGCTCCGAACGAGTCAGACGTCGCGATGGACCTCTACTCAGGCGCCGGGACGTTCACACTGCCGCTCGCGCGCAGGACCTCGTGGGTTGACGCCGTCGAGTCCTACGGCCCTGCCGTGCGCGACCTCAGGCGCAACCTCGAGCGCGCTGGCCTTGACAACGCGGACCCCGTGGGCGGCGATGCCGACCGCGAGTTCCCGGATTCCGACGCGGACGTGATCGTGGTTGACCCGCCGCGCGCCGGCCTCGCCCAGGACGTGGTGCGCAAGCTCTCCGGTCAGCCCGCCCGCGCCATCGCGTACGTCTCGTGCGATCCCGCAACGCTTGCGCGCGACCTTGCGCGCTTCGAGCAGGAGGGCACGTTCACGGTGGAATCCGTCACGCCCGTGGACCTGTTCCCGCAGACGTTTCACGTGGAAGACGTCACCATCCTGCGCAGACGCTGA
- the argF gene encoding ornithine carbamoyltransferase, which produces MGVNLRGRHFLKLLDFTPEEINYLLDLSTDFKNMKRAGVPHRYLEGKNVALLFEKTSTRTRCSFEVGAYDLGMGCTYLDPSGSQMGHKESIADTARVLGRMFDGIEYRGFEQAKVEELAKYAGVPVWNGLTNEFHPTQMLADILTMKENFNNDIKGRQLTFMGDAGNNVGNSLMVVCAKLGVNFVACGPKENMPSADLVKECETIAAENGSTVKLTEDVHEGVKDADAIYTDIWVSMGEPDELYKKRIPLMEPYRVTSDVMSQAHDDCIFLHCLPSFHDTNTKKGAEVAEKFGITEMEVTNEVFESRASKVFDEAENRMHTIKAVMYATLK; this is translated from the coding sequence ATGGGCGTCAATCTTCGTGGCCGTCACTTCCTGAAGCTTCTGGACTTCACCCCCGAGGAGATCAACTACCTCCTGGACCTCTCCACCGACTTCAAGAACATGAAGCGCGCCGGCGTTCCCCACCGCTATCTCGAGGGCAAGAACGTCGCCCTTCTCTTCGAGAAGACCTCCACTCGTACCCGCTGCTCCTTCGAGGTTGGCGCCTATGACCTCGGCATGGGCTGCACCTACCTTGACCCCAGCGGCTCCCAGATGGGCCACAAGGAGTCCATCGCCGACACCGCCCGCGTCCTCGGCCGCATGTTCGACGGCATCGAGTACCGTGGCTTCGAGCAGGCCAAGGTCGAGGAGCTCGCGAAGTACGCTGGCGTCCCTGTCTGGAACGGCCTGACTAACGAGTTCCACCCCACCCAGATGCTCGCTGACATCCTCACCATGAAGGAGAACTTCAACAACGACATCAAGGGCCGTCAGCTCACGTTCATGGGCGACGCTGGCAACAACGTCGGCAACTCCCTCATGGTCGTCTGCGCAAAGCTCGGCGTCAACTTCGTCGCCTGCGGCCCCAAGGAGAACATGCCTTCGGCCGACCTGGTCAAGGAGTGCGAGACCATCGCTGCCGAGAACGGCTCCACCGTCAAGCTGACCGAGGACGTCCACGAGGGCGTCAAGGATGCCGACGCGATCTACACCGACATCTGGGTCTCCATGGGTGAGCCGGACGAGCTCTACAAGAAGCGCATTCCGCTGATGGAGCCGTACCGCGTCACCTCCGACGTCATGAGCCAGGCTCACGACGACTGCATCTTCCTGCACTGCCTGCCCTCCTTCCACGATACCAACACCAAGAAGGGTGCCGAGGTTGCCGAGAAGTTCGGCATCACCGAGATGGAGGTCACGAACGAGGTCTTCGAGTCCCGTGCTTCCAAGGTCTTCGACGAGGCCGAGAACCGTATGCACACCATCAAGGCCGTCATGTACGCGACCCTGAAGTAG
- a CDS encoding amino acid permease, translating to MANDNTKVDNPNGVSFFGLVGMVVSSCIGSGVFALTGQLANVASPGAALIAWLVCGLGFLFLALALAYVGSKRPELDGVCAYAEEGFGPFHGFISGWGYWLSAWLGNVGFATMIAQVLGSKYCLGGMLPGVFSNPETGNPAVVGVVVVSVLLWAITFLVINGVESAAFLNAVVMVVKCAAILLFILFAVVSFNAGIFTADFWGTAQRNAVIMAANKTGLGSVAHQVTQCILVMMWVFIGIEGASVMSNRAKKKSEVGSATILGLVVLLVLYIGASVIPYGVLPYKELVAAPKPATITVFEHMLPGFGGAFISWAIIISVAGSWLSFTMLPAEVSSMMADHHELPAKWGELNKKNSPQYSLLIVGALTEIFIIVATFAADAYTFAISMCTVTIVVTWAYAAAYQVKLAKANNDTGQMVIGVLALLFQVVGVLFTGWGFLLLACLGYIPGFFFYKQARDAEGSGIVKNEVILAVVIAIAGIISIPLTAVGIIPVF from the coding sequence ATGGCAAACGACAATACTAAGGTCGACAATCCCAACGGCGTAAGCTTCTTTGGCCTCGTTGGCATGGTCGTCTCCTCCTGCATCGGCTCCGGCGTCTTCGCCTTGACGGGTCAGCTCGCCAATGTTGCTTCCCCCGGCGCCGCGCTCATTGCGTGGCTCGTGTGCGGCCTTGGCTTCCTGTTCCTTGCCCTCGCGCTTGCATACGTCGGCTCCAAGCGTCCTGAGCTCGACGGCGTCTGCGCATACGCTGAGGAGGGCTTCGGCCCGTTCCACGGCTTCATCAGCGGCTGGGGATACTGGCTGTCCGCATGGCTCGGCAACGTCGGCTTCGCTACGATGATCGCCCAGGTCCTCGGCTCCAAGTACTGCCTCGGTGGCATGTTGCCCGGCGTCTTCTCCAACCCTGAGACCGGCAACCCCGCCGTCGTGGGCGTCGTGGTCGTATCCGTGCTCCTCTGGGCAATCACCTTCCTGGTCATCAACGGCGTTGAGTCCGCCGCGTTCCTCAACGCGGTCGTCATGGTCGTCAAGTGCGCCGCCATCCTCCTCTTCATCCTCTTTGCCGTCGTGAGCTTCAACGCCGGCATCTTCACCGCCGACTTCTGGGGCACCGCTCAGCGCAACGCCGTCATCATGGCGGCAAACAAGACGGGCCTCGGCTCCGTCGCGCACCAGGTGACGCAGTGCATCCTCGTCATGATGTGGGTCTTCATCGGCATCGAGGGCGCTTCCGTCATGAGCAACCGCGCCAAGAAGAAGTCCGAGGTCGGCTCCGCGACCATCCTCGGCCTCGTCGTCCTTCTCGTCCTCTACATCGGCGCTTCCGTGATTCCCTACGGCGTGCTTCCCTACAAGGAGCTCGTCGCCGCACCCAAGCCCGCTACCATCACCGTGTTCGAGCACATGCTGCCGGGCTTCGGTGGCGCCTTCATCAGCTGGGCCATCATCATCTCCGTCGCCGGTTCCTGGCTGTCCTTCACCATGCTTCCCGCCGAGGTCTCCTCGATGATGGCAGACCACCACGAGCTTCCCGCGAAGTGGGGCGAGCTGAACAAGAAGAACTCTCCGCAGTACTCGCTGCTCATCGTTGGCGCGCTGACCGAGATCTTCATCATCGTCGCGACCTTCGCCGCGGACGCCTATACCTTCGCCATCTCGATGTGCACCGTCACCATCGTCGTGACCTGGGCTTATGCAGCCGCATATCAGGTGAAGCTCGCCAAGGCCAACAACGATACGGGACAGATGGTCATAGGCGTGCTTGCGCTGCTGTTCCAGGTCGTCGGCGTCCTGTTCACGGGCTGGGGCTTCCTGCTGCTTGCCTGCCTGGGCTACATCCCCGGCTTCTTCTTCTACAAGCAGGCTCGTGACGCCGAGGGCAGCGGTATCGTGAAGAACGAGGTCATCCTCGCCGTCGTGATTGCCATCGCCGGCATCATCTCGATTCCCCTCACTGCCGTGGGCATCATCCCCGTCTTCTAG
- a CDS encoding YfcC family protein, which translates to MSDTTAQPKKKRKMLTSFSIIFILLALVAIISILLNGTSFHYEDIQGTVTGATLGSFTMASVNGFKDAVDVCLFVMVLGGFLGIVNKTDALATGIDVLVAKMNGNELKLIPILMAIFAFGGTTYGMCEETVGFYALLSATMIAAGYDSLSGAMIVLLGAGVGCLGSTVNPFATGIASSALTDMGIKVNQAVVIGLGLVLLVVSYAIAVFFVLQYAKRVKADPSKSLMSQDEIDASLASYANDSDSSQKKSLTGKQKGVLWVFAAAFIIMVISFVPWEDLGVNAFVAGSSSHDETTTVTAADIEQQYSDDSLGTLKLDKNVKGKLTTTVTDNAGWSAFLTGTPLGQWYFAESTTWFLLLAILIGIIGGLSEHEIVDTFMAGAGDMMSVVMIIAVSRGVSVLMKSTGLANLVLANSANALNGTPAVVFTIGSFLLLFLLSFLIPSTSGLATLSMPILGPLAARLGFNPAIMIMIFSAACGVVNLITPTSGAIMGGLALSRIEYGTWVKFALKIVVAISVACMVILSIAMVAIPA; encoded by the coding sequence ATGTCTGATACGACAGCGCAGCCGAAGAAGAAGAGGAAGATGCTCACGTCTTTCTCGATCATCTTCATTCTGTTGGCCCTCGTGGCAATCATCTCGATTCTCCTGAACGGGACCTCGTTCCACTATGAGGACATTCAGGGAACCGTCACCGGCGCCACGCTCGGCAGCTTCACCATGGCGTCCGTCAACGGCTTCAAGGACGCCGTCGACGTCTGCCTCTTCGTCATGGTCCTCGGTGGCTTCCTCGGCATCGTGAACAAGACCGACGCCCTTGCGACCGGCATCGACGTCCTCGTCGCGAAGATGAACGGCAACGAGCTGAAGCTCATCCCCATCCTCATGGCGATCTTTGCCTTCGGCGGCACCACCTACGGCATGTGCGAGGAGACCGTCGGCTTCTACGCCCTGCTCTCCGCCACCATGATCGCAGCAGGGTATGACTCCCTCAGCGGCGCCATGATCGTCCTGCTCGGCGCTGGCGTCGGCTGCCTCGGCTCCACGGTGAACCCCTTCGCCACCGGCATCGCGAGCTCCGCGCTCACCGACATGGGCATCAAGGTCAACCAGGCGGTCGTCATCGGCCTTGGCCTCGTCCTGCTCGTTGTCTCCTATGCCATCGCAGTCTTCTTTGTCCTTCAGTACGCCAAGCGCGTCAAGGCCGATCCCTCCAAGTCCCTCATGAGCCAGGACGAGATCGACGCCTCCCTCGCCTCCTACGCCAACGACTCCGACTCCAGCCAGAAGAAGAGCCTCACCGGCAAGCAGAAGGGCGTCCTCTGGGTGTTCGCGGCCGCCTTCATCATCATGGTCATCTCCTTCGTGCCTTGGGAGGACCTCGGCGTGAACGCGTTCGTGGCAGGCTCCTCCTCGCACGACGAGACCACCACGGTCACGGCCGCGGACATCGAGCAGCAGTACTCCGATGACAGCCTCGGCACGCTGAAGCTCGACAAGAACGTCAAGGGCAAGCTCACCACCACCGTCACCGACAATGCCGGCTGGTCCGCGTTCCTGACGGGCACTCCGCTCGGCCAGTGGTACTTCGCCGAGTCCACCACCTGGTTCCTGCTCCTCGCCATCCTCATCGGAATCATCGGCGGCCTGTCCGAGCACGAGATCGTCGACACGTTCATGGCGGGCGCCGGCGACATGATGTCCGTCGTCATGATCATCGCGGTCTCCCGTGGCGTCTCCGTCCTCATGAAGAGCACGGGCCTCGCGAACCTGGTCCTGGCGAACTCCGCAAACGCCCTCAACGGCACCCCCGCGGTCGTGTTCACCATCGGCTCGTTCCTCCTCCTCTTCCTGCTGTCCTTCCTCATCCCGTCGACCTCTGGCCTGGCCACGCTGTCCATGCCCATCCTCGGGCCCCTGGCTGCGCGCCTTGGCTTCAACCCCGCGATCATGATCATGATCTTCTCTGCCGCGTGTGGCGTCGTGAACCTGATCACCCCGACCTCCGGTGCGATCATGGGCGGCCTGGCACTGTCCCGAATCGAGTACGGTACCTGGGTCAAGTTCGCACTCAAGATCGTCGTCGCGATTTCGGTCGCCTGCATGGTTATCCTCTCCATCGCAATGGTCGCCATCCCGGCGTAG
- a CDS encoding arginine deiminase has translation MANGLYVHSEIGPLKKVCLHRPGEELLNLTPDDLERLLFDDIPFLEVAQAEHDKFAELLREQGVEVLYIEKLVAEALDAAGSREEFTQQWLDESGLKGKEARAAVKEYMDSIKDTKAFVDKCIAGLRKNEIDLPVRSSSTLSELVGADQDGETDLLVDPMPNTYFTRDPFAVVGRGVNLNHMFSVTRNRETLLGKYVFRDHPEYKDAPLWYRRDSAFHTEGGDVLNINAHTLAIGISQRTQAAAIDALAQNMFWGDNAEKCEITDIYAFNIPVSRAFMHLDTVFTQIDVDKFTIHPGIMGTLQVFRLTKGAAEGEVKIEELNDTLEHILEKATGVDAIKLIKCGGGDPVAAAREQWNDGSNTLAVAPGKICVYQRNSVTNDVLYKEGLDLIVVPSAELSRGRGGPRCMSMPFEREDI, from the coding sequence ATGGCTAACGGACTCTACGTCCACAGCGAGATCGGTCCCCTGAAGAAGGTTTGCCTTCACCGCCCCGGCGAGGAGCTCCTGAACCTCACCCCGGACGACCTTGAGCGCCTTCTGTTCGACGACATTCCCTTCCTGGAGGTCGCACAGGCCGAGCACGACAAGTTTGCGGAGCTGCTCCGCGAGCAGGGCGTCGAGGTTCTCTACATCGAGAAGCTCGTTGCCGAGGCTCTCGACGCGGCCGGTTCCCGCGAGGAGTTCACGCAGCAGTGGCTCGACGAGTCCGGCCTCAAGGGCAAGGAGGCTCGTGCCGCCGTCAAGGAGTACATGGACTCCATCAAGGACACCAAGGCCTTCGTCGACAAGTGCATCGCCGGTCTGCGCAAGAACGAGATCGACCTGCCCGTGAGGTCCAGCAGCACCCTGTCCGAGCTCGTTGGCGCAGACCAGGACGGCGAGACCGATCTTCTCGTCGACCCGATGCCCAACACGTACTTCACCCGCGACCCGTTTGCCGTTGTCGGCCGTGGCGTCAACCTGAACCACATGTTCTCCGTGACGCGCAACCGCGAGACGCTGCTCGGCAAGTACGTCTTCCGCGATCACCCTGAGTACAAGGACGCTCCGCTCTGGTACCGTCGTGACAGCGCGTTCCACACCGAGGGTGGCGACGTCCTGAACATCAACGCCCACACCCTGGCCATCGGCATCTCCCAGCGCACGCAGGCTGCCGCCATCGACGCCCTCGCCCAGAACATGTTCTGGGGCGACAATGCCGAGAAGTGCGAGATTACCGACATCTACGCCTTCAACATCCCCGTGTCCCGTGCCTTCATGCACCTCGACACCGTGTTCACCCAGATCGATGTTGACAAGTTCACCATCCACCCGGGCATCATGGGCACCCTTCAGGTCTTCAGGCTCACCAAGGGCGCTGCCGAGGGCGAGGTCAAGATCGAGGAGCTCAACGACACCCTCGAGCACATCCTCGAGAAGGCCACCGGCGTCGACGCCATCAAGCTCATCAAGTGCGGTGGTGGCGACCCCGTCGCGGCTGCGCGCGAGCAGTGGAACGACGGCTCCAACACCCTGGCCGTTGCTCCTGGCAAGATCTGCGTCTACCAGCGCAACTCCGTCACCAACGACGTTCTGTACAAGGAGGGCCTCGACCTCATCGTCGTGCCGTCCGCAGAGCTCTCCCGCGGCCGTGGCGGCCCCCGCTGCATGAGCATGCCGTTCGAGCGCGAGGACATCTAA